In the Flavobacterium pallidum genome, one interval contains:
- a CDS encoding asparaginase, which produces MSSKPGILLIYTGGTIGMMKDFETGALKAFNFSKLQQKIPELKQLDCNIETISFEQPIDSSNMNPEKWIQIATIIEENHERFDGFVVLHGSDTMSYSASALSFMLENLSKPVIFTGSQLPIGDLRTDAKENLITAIQIASLQHKSKPVIREVCLYFEYKLYRGNRTTKINAEHFNAFASPNYAPLAESGVHLKFNPELFLPKTSTKKLLVHKNLNNHVAIVKMFPGISETVLSAIVNIPGLQGIVLETYGAGNATTEDWFILLLKKAIKNGLYVVNVTQCSGGSVSMGHYETSTSLKKIGVISGKDITTEAAITKLMYLLGQHVAPNVFKTIFETPLRGEIQ; this is translated from the coding sequence ATGTCGTCTAAACCGGGAATCCTTTTAATTTACACCGGCGGCACCATCGGGATGATGAAGGATTTCGAAACCGGCGCGCTCAAGGCTTTCAATTTCAGCAAACTCCAGCAGAAAATCCCGGAACTGAAACAACTCGATTGCAATATCGAGACCATTTCATTCGAGCAGCCCATCGACTCTTCCAATATGAATCCTGAAAAATGGATACAGATTGCCACCATCATTGAAGAAAACCATGAGCGTTTTGATGGATTTGTAGTGTTGCATGGTTCGGATACGATGTCATATTCTGCATCTGCGCTGAGCTTTATGCTCGAAAATCTTTCAAAACCGGTCATTTTCACCGGATCGCAACTGCCTATCGGGGATTTGCGGACTGATGCCAAGGAAAACCTGATTACGGCGATACAAATCGCATCGCTTCAGCATAAGAGCAAACCGGTAATCAGGGAAGTCTGCCTTTATTTCGAATACAAACTGTACCGTGGCAACCGCACGACGAAAATCAACGCGGAGCATTTTAATGCTTTTGCCTCCCCAAATTATGCGCCACTGGCAGAATCCGGTGTACACCTTAAATTCAACCCTGAATTGTTTTTGCCAAAAACCAGTACCAAAAAATTATTGGTACATAAAAACCTCAACAACCACGTCGCTATCGTGAAAATGTTCCCCGGAATCAGTGAAACGGTACTTTCTGCCATCGTCAATATTCCCGGGCTTCAGGGCATTGTGTTGGAGACTTATGGTGCCGGCAATGCCACTACGGAGGATTGGTTCATCCTATTGCTTAAAAAAGCCATTAAAAACGGGCTTTATGTCGTAAATGTCACGCAATGTTCCGGCGGCAGCGTCAGCATGGGCCATTATGAGACGAGTACTTCACTGAAAAAAATCGGGGTGATTTCAGGAAAAGACATCACTACCGAAGCTGCGATTACAAAGTTGATGTATTTGTTGGGCCAGCATGTGGCTCCGAACGTTTTCAAAACCATCTTTGAAACACCCTTGCGCGGAGAAATTCAATAA
- a CDS encoding DUF6660 family protein: protein MKFSSTILSMLFLILSCMPCADAEIDNVATRTTKTVAGNHSGHDAEKHNDACSPFCICNCCGVQVLNFTAPLAFNIPDAAVNVTSKLEILYKSHMASMFSGSIWQPPQIA, encoded by the coding sequence GTGAAATTTTCGAGCACCATATTGTCAATGTTATTCCTCATTTTATCCTGCATGCCATGCGCCGATGCAGAAATCGATAATGTGGCTACACGAACGACAAAAACGGTTGCCGGAAATCACTCCGGACATGATGCTGAAAAACACAATGATGCGTGCTCTCCTTTCTGCATCTGCAATTGCTGCGGTGTTCAGGTACTGAATTTTACAGCACCGTTGGCTTTCAATATTCCCGATGCTGCAGTAAATGTCACTTCTAAATTAGAAATCCTTTACAAATCACATATGGCTTCCATGTTCTCCGGAAGCATCTGGCAACCGCCTCAAATAGCATAA
- a CDS encoding CusA/CzcA family heavy metal efflux RND transporter, translating into MLDKIIQFSINNKFIIGLFTVILMAIGSYSAYTLPIDALPDITNNQVQIITSSPTLATQEVEQFITYPIEQSVKPIPDVIELRSISRFGLSVVTVVFNEHVDIYWARAQISERLKAAEALIPEGVGSPEMAPVSTGLGEIYQYVVFPEKGYEGKYTATDLRTIQDWIIKPQLIGTKGVAEVNTLGGSLKQYEIAVQPDKLKSMNTTISEIFDALENNNENTGGAYIDKKPYAYFIRGIGMVNGIDDINKIVVKTQNDIPILIRDVATVQIGSSIRYGAVTKDGKGEEVSGMVMMLKGQNSGEVVKLVKAKMEQIKKSLPKGVSIEPFMDRTKLVDKAISTVEKNLIEGALIVIFILVLLLGNWRAGLVVASVIPLSLLFAISMMKLFGVSGNLMSLGAIDFGLIVDGAVIIVEGSLFYLEHTKNKKRLSQQQMDEAVGNSTKKLMSSAAFGQMIILIVYFPILSLVGIEGKMFGPMAQTVSFAIIGAFILSLTYVPVVSSIALSKEPGHQKNISDKIINGLYGFYAPLLEKALKVKALTLGMAFGLLLIALLIFHSLGGEFIPTLDEGDIATHFIIASGSSLSQEIETTTKAEKILKAKFPEIKMIVTKIGSAEIPTDPMPVEAGDMIILLKDKSEWTSADSKEALMEKMEKALEDIPGASTEFSQPIQMRFNELMTGVRSDVAIKIFGDNIEMLVSKGDEVLQLIKGIEWVSDAKAERVAGLPQITIRYNKDKLALYGLKIGDLNKVVRMGFAGEAAGVVYEGEKRFDIVVRLDSSNRRDISNLKSLYVTLPSGNQIPLEQIADVNFEDGPMQISREEGKRRIVVGFNVRGADVKSVVEKIRAKLDEKLRLPEGYYTTYGGQFENLVDANKRLAIAVPAALVLILVLLYFTFHSIKQSLLIFTAIPLSAIGGIFALWLRGMPFSISAGVGFIALFGVAVLNGIVLIGYFNQLKSEGMTDIYERIKEGTKVRLRPVIMTAAVASLGFLPMAISSSAGAEVQKPLATVVIGGLITATLLTLIVLPILYLYFERGIKNNFPKQINTIMILGLSLFSFNGNAQPTQSLDIKQAVEIGLKNNLNVQASELDSKMHAQLIKTAVDIPKTEINGTFGQINSALQDKNLSISQTFNPFQISAKRNLLRENDHASQIKLGISKQEMTLNVRQAWNELLFYQKQNQLLQTQDVIMQKFVRSAILKFETGESSALEKSIAAAKQQELEQRIRQNNARIRSQKTNIRMLLNMAGDFTVSDTAFIPMPFSVPADSTMVRQNPSLQLSEKQVQIAEATRKVEKANLFPDISAGYFIQSITGNQEWNGQMTSYDNSLHFQGFSVGVAVPIFAGSAVAKAKAAATNSEREQKNATYLQAQLKSEFIQQQENLVTYQSQIDFYNTTAIPNANLIGKNAAKAYQNGDISYVEYVQSIETALDIRLNFLQAINNYNQTVINLLYLTNQ; encoded by the coding sequence ATGTTAGATAAAATCATACAATTCAGCATCAATAATAAATTTATTATTGGGCTGTTTACAGTAATCCTGATGGCAATCGGAAGCTATTCCGCGTACACACTGCCCATCGATGCCTTGCCAGACATCACCAACAACCAGGTGCAGATCATTACCAGTTCGCCCACACTGGCCACGCAGGAAGTGGAGCAATTCATTACTTACCCCATCGAACAATCCGTAAAACCGATCCCTGATGTCATTGAGCTTCGTTCCATCAGCCGTTTCGGGCTGAGCGTTGTGACGGTGGTATTTAACGAACATGTCGATATTTACTGGGCCAGGGCGCAAATATCAGAACGCCTAAAAGCCGCCGAAGCCTTGATTCCGGAAGGTGTTGGCTCCCCGGAAATGGCTCCCGTCAGTACGGGTTTGGGCGAAATCTACCAATACGTGGTCTTCCCCGAAAAAGGCTATGAAGGCAAATATACGGCGACCGACCTTCGCACAATCCAGGATTGGATCATCAAGCCGCAGCTTATCGGTACCAAAGGCGTTGCGGAAGTCAATACTTTGGGCGGAAGCCTGAAACAATACGAGATTGCCGTCCAGCCCGACAAGCTCAAAAGCATGAATACGACGATCTCCGAAATATTCGATGCACTTGAAAACAACAATGAAAATACCGGCGGAGCGTACATCGATAAAAAGCCGTACGCCTATTTCATCCGCGGCATCGGTATGGTGAATGGTATCGATGATATCAATAAAATCGTGGTCAAAACCCAAAATGATATTCCAATACTGATTCGTGATGTGGCCACCGTACAAATCGGAAGCAGCATCCGTTATGGTGCCGTAACTAAGGACGGTAAAGGCGAGGAAGTGTCCGGCATGGTGATGATGCTCAAAGGCCAGAACAGCGGCGAGGTCGTAAAATTGGTCAAGGCGAAAATGGAACAAATCAAAAAATCCCTTCCAAAAGGCGTATCCATCGAACCTTTCATGGACCGCACAAAACTCGTCGACAAAGCCATCAGCACCGTCGAAAAAAACTTAATCGAAGGGGCATTAATCGTCATTTTTATATTGGTTTTATTGCTCGGGAACTGGCGTGCCGGTTTGGTTGTAGCATCGGTGATCCCGTTGTCGTTATTATTCGCCATCAGCATGATGAAGCTCTTTGGCGTAAGCGGGAATCTCATGAGTCTGGGCGCCATTGATTTCGGTTTGATTGTCGACGGCGCGGTAATCATTGTTGAAGGATCGTTGTTCTACCTCGAACATACAAAGAATAAGAAAAGGCTTTCACAACAACAAATGGACGAAGCCGTTGGAAACAGCACCAAAAAACTGATGAGCAGTGCCGCTTTCGGGCAGATGATCATCCTGATTGTCTATTTCCCGATTTTATCGCTCGTGGGTATTGAAGGAAAAATGTTCGGCCCGATGGCACAAACGGTTTCCTTTGCCATTATCGGTGCTTTTATCTTATCGCTCACCTATGTGCCGGTGGTATCTTCCATCGCATTGAGCAAAGAACCCGGTCATCAGAAAAACATCAGCGATAAAATCATCAACGGACTTTACGGTTTCTATGCGCCCTTACTGGAAAAAGCCTTGAAAGTAAAAGCCCTGACCCTCGGAATGGCTTTCGGGTTGCTCCTGATCGCTTTACTTATATTCCACTCCCTCGGCGGCGAATTCATCCCAACGCTCGACGAAGGCGACATCGCCACGCATTTTATCATCGCATCAGGAAGCTCGCTCTCACAGGAAATTGAGACAACCACCAAAGCCGAAAAAATCCTAAAAGCGAAGTTTCCCGAAATCAAAATGATCGTTACAAAAATCGGCTCGGCAGAAATCCCGACCGACCCCATGCCCGTCGAAGCCGGTGACATGATTATTTTGCTGAAAGACAAAAGCGAATGGACATCAGCGGATTCCAAAGAAGCGCTCATGGAAAAAATGGAAAAAGCACTTGAAGACATTCCGGGCGCTTCCACTGAATTTTCACAGCCGATACAAATGCGTTTCAACGAACTCATGACCGGCGTGCGCAGCGATGTAGCCATTAAGATTTTCGGCGACAATATCGAGATGCTCGTCAGCAAGGGCGATGAAGTGCTGCAGCTCATCAAAGGTATCGAATGGGTTTCGGATGCCAAAGCAGAACGCGTGGCCGGTTTACCGCAGATCACCATCCGTTATAACAAGGACAAACTCGCGCTGTACGGACTTAAAATCGGCGACCTGAATAAAGTCGTCCGTATGGGCTTTGCCGGAGAAGCCGCCGGTGTCGTTTATGAAGGTGAAAAGCGGTTTGATATCGTCGTAAGGCTGGACAGCAGCAACCGCCGTGACATTTCGAATTTAAAATCGCTGTACGTGACGCTGCCGTCCGGGAACCAGATTCCGCTGGAGCAAATCGCCGACGTGAATTTTGAGGACGGCCCGATGCAGATTTCACGGGAAGAAGGAAAACGCCGCATTGTGGTAGGATTCAATGTGCGTGGTGCAGATGTAAAATCGGTCGTAGAGAAAATCCGGGCAAAACTCGATGAAAAACTCAGACTCCCCGAAGGATATTACACCACTTACGGCGGGCAGTTTGAAAACCTGGTCGATGCCAACAAGCGCCTTGCCATTGCCGTTCCGGCGGCATTGGTGTTGATTTTGGTATTGTTGTATTTCACATTTCATTCCATAAAGCAATCGCTGTTGATTTTTACCGCGATCCCGTTATCGGCGATTGGCGGAATTTTTGCGCTTTGGCTGCGCGGCATGCCTTTCAGTATTTCGGCAGGTGTTGGTTTCATTGCGCTTTTCGGAGTGGCGGTACTCAACGGAATTGTATTGATCGGCTATTTCAACCAATTAAAATCAGAAGGAATGACTGACATTTATGAGCGTATTAAAGAAGGCACGAAAGTGCGGTTGCGTCCCGTAATCATGACCGCAGCCGTAGCATCATTAGGTTTTTTACCGATGGCGATCAGCAGCAGCGCGGGTGCTGAAGTACAGAAACCCTTGGCAACGGTAGTCATCGGAGGATTGATTACGGCAACATTGCTGACACTTATCGTTTTACCGATTTTGTATTTGTATTTCGAAAGAGGAATTAAAAATAATTTTCCAAAGCAGATAAACACCATCATGATCCTCGGTTTGAGCCTGTTCTCATTTAACGGGAATGCGCAACCAACCCAAAGTTTAGACATAAAACAGGCCGTGGAGATCGGATTGAAAAACAACCTGAACGTGCAGGCTTCCGAACTTGATTCAAAGATGCACGCCCAATTAATCAAAACTGCCGTCGACATCCCGAAAACAGAAATCAATGGTACATTCGGACAGATCAATTCCGCTTTGCAAGATAAAAACCTGAGCATTTCCCAAACCTTCAATCCTTTCCAAATCAGTGCCAAAAGAAACCTGCTTCGTGAGAATGACCATGCAAGCCAGATCAAATTAGGCATTTCCAAACAGGAAATGACATTAAATGTACGGCAGGCCTGGAATGAATTGCTCTTTTATCAAAAACAGAATCAGCTGTTGCAAACGCAGGACGTGATCATGCAGAAATTCGTAAGATCAGCCATACTGAAATTTGAAACCGGCGAAAGCAGCGCTTTGGAAAAATCGATAGCCGCTGCAAAACAGCAGGAATTGGAGCAGCGCATCAGGCAAAACAACGCACGGATCCGTTCCCAGAAAACCAATATCCGGATGTTGCTGAATATGGCCGGCGACTTTACGGTGTCAGACACTGCTTTTATCCCGATGCCTTTCAGCGTTCCTGCCGATTCCACAATGGTAAGACAAAATCCTTCATTGCAACTCTCCGAAAAGCAGGTACAAATTGCCGAAGCCACGCGCAAAGTCGAAAAAGCAAACCTGTTCCCGGATATTTCCGCAGGATATTTTATCCAATCCATAACCGGAAACCAGGAGTGGAATGGACAAATGACATCCTACGACAATTCCCTGCATTTCCAGGGATTTTCAGTTGGCGTTGCCGTACCCATTTTTGCCGGAAGCGCCGTTGCGAAAGCGAAGGCCGCTGCAACGAACAGCGAACGGGAACAGAAAAATGCCACTTATTTACAGGCACAATTGAAAAGCGAGTTCATACAGCAACAGGAAAATCTCGTCACGTATCAGTCGCAGATCGATTTCTACAATACCACAGCCATCCCGAATGCAAACCTTATCGGCAAGAATGCTGCAAAAGCCTACCAGAACGGAGATATTTCATACGTTGAATATGTCCAGAGCATCGAAACCGCACTCGACATCAGGCTTAATTTCCTCCAGGCCATCAACAATTACAACCAGACGGTCATTAATCTTTTGTACTTAACAAATCAATAA
- a CDS encoding efflux RND transporter periplasmic adaptor subunit encodes MKKKHFIYVIAIAAISLITYFVWPRSETDGHEHESARPEKTDTVAEIETPASKEVQLNEAQYHASEIELGTFSSKNLSAVISANGYTKLPPQNEAEVSVYMPGIVRSINIIEGQAVRKGQVLATIESPEFASIQQEYKTSKSSLEFLKLEFDRQKTLSDEGVNSKKTFQKTKSEYEIEKARFNSLQRQMHLLNINGNSNATTTAPVLAPISGFITEINIKIGSNAEAGKPLLGIVDNSKLHVDLLVYEKDLHKVKPGQNVRFVLTNQDNSEIMGKIFSVGKAFENETKSVAVHADISNDKQKLIPGMYVNALIDIGASAVDALPIDAVIKADGREFIFILQNMEDDPKQGKMYHFQRIEVKSGTAQLGYVQVATLQPLEKDAEIVLKGAYYIQSHLLKSEGGGEHEH; translated from the coding sequence ATGAAAAAGAAACATTTTATATACGTCATTGCTATTGCTGCCATTTCACTCATCACTTATTTCGTCTGGCCGCGTTCCGAAACTGACGGGCATGAGCACGAGTCCGCCAGACCTGAAAAAACGGATACAGTTGCCGAAATAGAAACACCCGCTTCAAAAGAAGTCCAACTCAACGAAGCGCAATACCATGCGTCGGAAATTGAATTGGGAACCTTTTCCTCGAAAAACCTGAGCGCCGTAATTTCTGCCAATGGCTATACCAAACTGCCTCCGCAAAACGAAGCGGAAGTATCAGTATATATGCCGGGAATCGTGCGATCCATAAATATCATCGAAGGGCAGGCTGTACGGAAAGGACAGGTTTTGGCCACGATTGAAAGCCCGGAATTCGCAAGTATCCAGCAGGAATATAAAACTTCGAAAAGCAGCCTGGAGTTCCTGAAGCTCGAGTTTGACCGCCAGAAAACCCTGAGCGATGAAGGCGTGAATTCGAAAAAAACATTCCAGAAAACAAAATCAGAATATGAAATCGAGAAAGCGCGTTTCAATTCATTGCAAAGGCAAATGCATTTACTGAACATCAACGGCAATTCGAATGCGACGACCACTGCGCCTGTTTTAGCTCCCATTTCAGGATTCATTACAGAAATCAATATCAAGATCGGCAGCAATGCAGAAGCCGGAAAACCGCTGTTAGGGATTGTCGACAATTCCAAACTGCACGTGGATTTATTGGTTTACGAAAAAGACCTGCATAAGGTAAAACCCGGGCAAAATGTACGATTCGTTTTGACAAACCAGGACAATTCTGAAATCATGGGGAAAATATTCAGCGTAGGCAAAGCATTTGAAAATGAAACCAAATCCGTTGCCGTACATGCCGACATTTCAAACGACAAGCAGAAGCTGATCCCCGGAATGTATGTCAATGCACTAATTGATATCGGCGCAAGTGCAGTCGATGCCTTACCGATTGATGCCGTTATTAAAGCTGATGGACGCGAATTTATTTTTATCCTTCAAAATATGGAAGACGACCCTAAACAGGGAAAAATGTACCATTTTCAAAGGATTGAAGTGAAGTCTGGTACGGCACAATTGGGTTATGTACAGGTTGCAACTTTACAACCGCTTGAAAAAGATGCCGAAATTGTGCTGAAAGGTGCTTATTACATCCAAAGCCATTTATTAAAAAGTGAAGGTGGTGGCGAACATGAACATTAA
- a CDS encoding heavy metal translocating P-type ATPase, with amino-acid sequence MENTDTCCKDPILKDHDHDDHDHEGGTGESIWQSHWQLLLSVAVLFVMLSLEFGFDYIPAFPFNLIIFSIAYLLSGYNVLYLAWRKALRFDFFNEFFLMSVATIGAFAIGSYSEGVAVMAFYAIGEWFQDAAVNRAKRSVKALLDIRPDEVAVKRDGNVSVIHPKEVKPGEIIQVKPGGKVALDGELLSEKAAFNTAALTGESKPDSKSKGDIVYAGMINLNTVAEIRVTSGFQDSKLSRILEMVQDATARKSQTQLFISRFAKVYTPIVFALALAVCLIPYFLVEAYIFNVWFYRALVFLVISCPCALVVSIPLGYFGGIGLASRNGILFKGSNFLDVMTQIDTVVMDKTGTLTQGVFQVQQIVANDMEEQDLVKLAAAIETHSTHPIAQAIVQHVGKDLVNGIAVSEVEEISGHGLKGLFDGKEILAGNTRLMQKFSIDYPKEINSIVYTIVVVAVDKKYKGYITIADKIKEDAEQSIKDLHALNIKTVMLSGDKQSVVNEVANTLGIDDAYGDLLPEGKVEKVEVLKSEGKRIAFVGDGVNDAPVVALADAGIAMGGLGSDATIETADIVIQNDQPSKIVTAIKIGKLTKQVVWQNIIMAMVVKLIVLGLGAGGIATLWEAVIADVGVALLAILNAVRIQKMKV; translated from the coding sequence ATGGAAAATACCGATACATGCTGTAAAGATCCTATTTTAAAAGATCACGACCACGATGACCATGATCATGAAGGCGGAACCGGTGAATCCATATGGCAAAGCCATTGGCAACTGTTATTGTCGGTAGCCGTTTTATTCGTAATGCTGTCGCTGGAATTCGGTTTTGACTACATCCCGGCATTTCCGTTTAACCTGATTATTTTCAGTATAGCATATTTGCTGTCGGGGTATAATGTCCTTTATCTCGCCTGGCGCAAAGCCCTTCGTTTCGATTTCTTCAATGAATTTTTCCTGATGAGCGTGGCCACTATTGGCGCTTTTGCCATTGGCTCCTATAGCGAAGGCGTTGCGGTGATGGCATTTTATGCTATCGGCGAATGGTTTCAGGATGCGGCCGTCAATCGGGCAAAACGCAGCGTCAAGGCATTGCTCGACATCCGCCCGGACGAAGTGGCTGTGAAGCGTGATGGAAATGTATCTGTGATCCATCCGAAAGAGGTCAAACCTGGGGAAATCATCCAGGTAAAACCCGGCGGAAAAGTAGCACTCGATGGCGAGTTGCTTTCCGAAAAGGCAGCATTCAATACCGCAGCGCTTACGGGCGAAAGCAAACCAGACAGTAAATCCAAAGGTGACATCGTTTACGCAGGAATGATCAACCTGAATACCGTTGCAGAAATCAGGGTAACTTCAGGATTTCAGGATAGCAAACTGAGCAGGATTTTAGAAATGGTGCAGGATGCGACAGCAAGGAAATCGCAAACACAATTGTTCATCAGCCGTTTCGCAAAAGTGTATACGCCGATTGTATTTGCGCTGGCCCTGGCAGTTTGCCTTATACCGTATTTTTTGGTCGAGGCTTATATTTTCAATGTTTGGTTTTACAGGGCTTTGGTGTTTTTGGTGATCAGTTGCCCTTGTGCATTGGTGGTTTCCATTCCGCTTGGATATTTCGGCGGCATCGGACTCGCATCAAGAAACGGGATCCTTTTCAAGGGTTCCAATTTCCTTGATGTGATGACGCAAATCGACACCGTTGTAATGGACAAAACCGGAACGCTTACCCAAGGTGTTTTCCAGGTGCAGCAAATCGTGGCCAATGATATGGAAGAACAGGATCTGGTAAAATTGGCAGCAGCCATCGAAACCCATTCGACACATCCTATTGCACAGGCCATTGTACAACATGTTGGAAAAGATTTGGTTAACGGGATTGCTGTTTCTGAAGTGGAGGAAATTTCCGGGCACGGCTTAAAAGGCTTATTTGACGGAAAGGAAATCCTCGCAGGCAACACCAGGCTGATGCAAAAATTCAGCATTGATTATCCCAAAGAAATCAACAGCATTGTCTATACGATTGTTGTTGTTGCGGTTGATAAAAAGTACAAAGGCTATATCACGATTGCCGATAAGATAAAGGAAGATGCGGAGCAGTCCATAAAAGATTTGCACGCCTTAAACATAAAAACGGTCATGCTCTCCGGCGACAAACAATCCGTTGTTAATGAAGTTGCCAATACACTCGGGATTGACGATGCCTATGGCGATTTGTTGCCTGAAGGTAAAGTGGAGAAAGTAGAAGTGTTAAAATCCGAAGGCAAACGCATTGCATTTGTCGGTGATGGGGTAAACGATGCGCCCGTTGTGGCATTAGCCGACGCCGGCATTGCCATGGGCGGCCTGGGCAGCGATGCCACCATTGAAACCGCCGATATTGTGATCCAAAACGACCAGCCTTCAAAAATTGTCACCGCCATTAAAATCGGCAAACTGACCAAACAGGTAGTGTGGCAGAATATCATCATGGCAATGGTGGTAAAATTGATTGTGCTGGGTTTGGGTGCAGGAGGCATTGCTACATTGTGGGAGGCGGTGATTGCCGATGTAGGTGTGGCGTTATTGGCGATATTGAATGCGGTGAGGATCCAGAAGATGAAAGTATGA
- a CDS encoding SDR family oxidoreductase, translating to MKKVILITGTNSGFGWLHTHTLSDAGFTVYATMRDTSGKNKDKAEELAKLKNVHVIEVDLSSENSVNKAVSHILAAEGQLDVLINNAGNFMGGIAETFTQKDIDTLFDVHFNATWRTIKAVLPQMREQKNGLIVNTSSVLGRFSAPFMTFYNAAKFAVEGLSEGLHYEVRSLGVDVAIVQPGAFPTEIFGKSTYGSDSTIAADYGDLSAIPEQIGVGIGQLFENLQPNPQDVADAVLNLINKPQGQRPLRTVVDVATGQFAKDANTHVSEGYKNFVSAFGLQELLN from the coding sequence ATGAAAAAAGTAATTTTGATTACCGGTACCAACAGCGGCTTCGGCTGGCTGCATACCCACACTTTGTCTGACGCAGGATTTACCGTTTATGCCACGATGCGTGATACCTCTGGAAAGAATAAAGATAAAGCGGAAGAACTCGCAAAATTAAAGAATGTACACGTCATTGAAGTGGATCTGAGTAGCGAAAACTCAGTGAATAAGGCTGTTTCACATATCCTTGCTGCCGAAGGACAACTGGATGTGCTGATCAACAATGCCGGAAATTTCATGGGCGGTATCGCTGAAACCTTTACGCAAAAAGATATCGATACGCTGTTCGATGTGCATTTCAACGCGACATGGCGTACCATCAAAGCAGTTTTGCCACAAATGCGTGAGCAGAAAAACGGCCTTATCGTGAATACCTCCAGCGTACTAGGAAGATTTTCAGCACCATTCATGACATTTTACAATGCGGCTAAATTCGCTGTGGAAGGCCTCAGTGAAGGGTTGCACTACGAAGTGCGCTCATTGGGTGTTGACGTAGCCATTGTTCAGCCAGGCGCTTTTCCAACAGAAATTTTTGGCAAGTCTACGTATGGATCTGACAGTACGATTGCTGCTGATTATGGTGATTTGTCTGCCATCCCGGAACAAATTGGAGTGGGTATAGGACAATTGTTTGAAAACCTGCAGCCCAACCCGCAGGATGTTGCCGATGCGGTATTGAACCTCATCAACAAACCACAGGGACAACGGCCGTTGCGTACCGTAGTAGACGTAGCGACAGGCCAGTTTGCCAAAGATGCCAATACCCATGTGTCTGAGGGATATAAAAACTTTGTGAGTGCTTTCGGGTTGCAGGAATTATTAAACTAA
- a CDS encoding winged helix-turn-helix transcriptional regulator: METISVPSAIDTRKKLKEILNTPRDCNTTLCPVKDVLHKVGDKWSVFVMMALGAEKTMRFNELKNSIYGISQKMLTVTVRDLESFGLIDRKIYPQIPPKVEYTLTGKGEEFLQHLIVLLDWACRYSKKEKSS; encoded by the coding sequence ATGGAAACAATTAGCGTCCCGTCTGCAATAGACACCAGAAAAAAATTAAAAGAAATTTTAAATACCCCGCGTGATTGCAATACGACCTTATGCCCGGTGAAGGATGTTTTGCATAAAGTAGGCGACAAATGGTCGGTGTTTGTCATGATGGCATTGGGCGCTGAAAAAACAATGCGATTCAACGAGCTCAAAAATTCGATTTACGGCATTTCGCAAAAAATGCTCACGGTTACGGTACGGGATCTCGAATCCTTCGGGTTGATCGACCGAAAAATTTACCCACAGATTCCGCCAAAGGTAGAATACACCTTAACCGGCAAAGGCGAGGAATTTTTGCAGCATCTTATTGTATTGCTCGATTGGGCCTGCCGTTACAGTAAGAAGGAAAAGAGTTCCTGA
- a CDS encoding periplasmic heavy metal sensor yields the protein MKKIKILTIFCVTLVALNLFLIATALLEQREHRHGRPEEKKDIVIHELQLDQVQIAKYEKMIHWHRNQIREADGRIMDLKNKLYAPLDNPNPNQMANDSLMAEIGKVQVEIEHIHYKHFQDIKSLCRKEQLPYYHDMTTRIADIFSNPKPGR from the coding sequence ATGAAAAAAATAAAGATACTCACCATTTTCTGTGTCACCCTCGTCGCATTGAACCTGTTCCTGATTGCCACAGCATTGCTTGAACAAAGGGAACATCGGCATGGCAGGCCAGAGGAGAAGAAGGACATTGTGATCCACGAACTGCAACTTGATCAAGTACAGATTGCAAAATATGAAAAAATGATTCACTGGCACCGAAACCAAATCCGTGAAGCGGATGGCAGGATTATGGATTTGAAAAACAAACTTTATGCCCCATTGGATAATCCAAATCCAAACCAGATGGCGAATGATTCATTAATGGCAGAAATAGGAAAAGTCCAGGTTGAAATTGAGCATATTCATTACAAACATTTCCAGGATATTAAAAGTTTGTGCCGAAAAGAGCAGTTGCCCTATTACCATGACATGACAACGCGGATCGCAGACATTTTCTCTAATCCAAAACCGGGACGATGA